In one window of Episyrphus balteatus chromosome 3, idEpiBalt1.1, whole genome shotgun sequence DNA:
- the LOC129914927 gene encoding LOW QUALITY PROTEIN: sodium channel protein Nach-like (The sequence of the model RefSeq protein was modified relative to this genomic sequence to represent the inferred CDS: substituted 3 bases at 3 genomic stop codons) has translation MSLQVTPPPTTMTMSMITQPLRKPKSWWIEKIPEKKERMRFSESLKDFLAHISLHGYSKLVEEKKGFREKMIWFVFHIVTLALLILFLKYTITEFFGQHLHVTLYDPLYPIEKIPFPTVSICSINRISNASSLLYATELSNRDPRRRKPEYFYGNIKMLSYLFQSEDAMDLDRALYFQGFLDLYDTDDEVFFNTSKTMQLLSPSCNDILKDCHLGGKTIDCLTEFEMGLTKYGYCCTFNSKNKYRMRSHKMRFFGSTQGLSVTLRSLSNDTFYNVLETDGFIVLVHPHSLYGDVSSGGVSERFIPSQLDSYMAITPRSTDSVPSIRHYSPKLRACYFDDELPNMYGENYSLNRCITQCRIRSIIVLCECLPFYYPYHFLDTNTAIVHCTLQHLECLNRYEFKWMNVITQRQTVRGLEREMEDGLYCPECLPSCSDIQYKVSLMSLPLDRFRYGGGRVQXVXRKXHEKVEILKFFYFSSFFFPSENGIFFHMNRIYSNITDITKLQLYFAEPTVPFYRQIIKNSWFEVFSTIGNICGIVTGFSLVAVCEILYFFGGEIFVFLWETIMADRMKGDAEKQKLIICP, from the exons atgtCGCTGCAGGTGACGCCGCCGCCAACGACGATGACGATGTCGATGATAACGCAGCCATTACGTAAACCAAAATCATGGTGGATTGAAAAAATACCCGAAAAGAAAGAACGGATGCGATTTTCCGAATCGTTAAAGGATTTTCTGGCACATATCTCATTGCATGGTTATTCAAAGTTGGTAGAGGAGAAAAAAGGATTTCGTGAAAA AAtgatttggtttgtttttcACATAGTGACTCTTgctttgttaattttatttcttaaatacactataactgagttttttggTCAACATTTGCATGTAACTCTTTATGATCCACTGTACCCTATCGAAAAGATACCATTTCCAACAGTTTCCATTTGTTCAATTAATCGAATTTCTAATGCATCTTCATTATTGTATGCTACTGAATT AAGCAATAGAGACCCTAGAAGAAGAAAACCCGAGTATTTTTATGGGAATATTAAAATGCTTTCGTATTTATTTCAATCTGAAGACGCCATGGACCTGGATAGAGCTTTatattttcaaggttttttGGATTTGTATGATACAGATgatgaagtattttttaatactagtAAAACCATGCAACTT CTTTCTCCGTCATGTAATGACATCTTGAAAGATTGTCATTTAGGAGGCAAGACTATTGATTGTCTTACAGAATTCGAAATGGGATTAACAAAATACGGATATTGTTGTACTTTCAATAGCAAGAATAA atatcGTATGCGTTCGCATAAAATGCGATTTTTTGGTTCAACTCAAGGTTTATCGGTGACTCTGCGATCATTATCGAATGACACTTTTTACAATGTACTAGAAACAGATGGCTTCATT gttttagtTCATCCGCATAGTTTGTATGGAGACGTTTCATCAGGTGGTGTCAGTGAACGTTTTATTCCAAGTCAACTAGACTCTTATATGGCAATTACACCAAGATCAACTGATAGTGTTCCAAGTATTAGGCACTACAGCCCAAAATTG AGAGCTTGCTACTTTGACGATGAACTCCCTAATATGTACGGAGAAAATTATAGCCTGAATAGATGTATTACACAATGTCGCATCAGGAGCATCATTGTACTTTGTGAATGTTTACCATTTTACTATCCATATCACTTCTTAGACACGAACACTGCAATAGTCCACTGTACATTACAGCATCTGGAGTGTCTAAATCGATACGAGT TTAAATGGATGAACGTCATAACCCAAAGACAAACGGTTCGAGGACTCGAACGTGAAATGGAAGATGGTCTTTATTGTCCTGAATGCCTGCCGTCTTGTTCCGACATCCAATACAAGGTGTCATTGATGTCACTGCCTTTGGATCGATTCCGTTATGGTGGTGGTCGTGTTCAGTGAGTATAGAGAAAATAGCATGAGAAAgtagaaatattaaaatttttttacttttcatcttttttttttccttcggaaaatggtattttttttcatatgaacCGTATCTATAGCAACATCACGGACATCACCAAGTTGCAACTTTATTTCGCCGAGCCGACTGTTCCATTTTATAGGCAGATTATTAAAAATTCTTGGTTTGAGGTTTTCA GTACAATTGGTAACATATGCGGAATTGTTACCGGATTCTCGTTGGTTGCAGTCTGTGAGATATTATACTTTTTTGGTGGGGAGATTTTCGTATTCTTGTGGGAGACAATCATGGCGGATCGGATGAAGGGAGATGCAGAGAAACAAAAGTTAATTATTTGtccttaa